The following DNA comes from Novosphingobium sp. THN1.
GGCAGTCCAACGAACCAAGGCACAGCCCTTGATCGAGCTGGATCAGCTGACCGCACGGATCATGCTGGACAATGGCCCGGCCTTGCTCACCGCGGGCCGGGGCAACTACGATTTCGGGAAGGAGATCGTGGATATCGCAGGCCCGATCAACGTCCAGACCTCGGACGGCTATCGCATGACGGCTACAAACGTCGACATCGATCTTGGCAGCAAGATCCTCAAGAGTCGCGGGCCTGTCGAAGGGCGCATTCCTGCCGGAACCTTTTCCGCCGATCGGATCAACGCCGATCTGAACGAGCGTACGGTCGCGCTCGAGGGTAATGCCCGCCTCCGCATGGTACCGGGCAGGATGCAAATGCCATGAGCAGGACACCGATGAGCAAGTATCCCATGACTACACGCGAGATCATTCGCTCGGCCCGTCCGCTGCGCTGGGCCACCATAGGTTTTGCCGCATCGGCCGCGCTCATGGCAGGTGGTCAGCATCTTTGGGCGCAGGGCATCTCCGGACATGACAGCAATGCGCCTGTGAACTACGCGGCAGATCGCATCGAGGTGCAGGACAAGACAAAGCGCGTCGTCCTGTCCGGCAATGTCGACATCACCCAGTCGGATTTGCGCATGCAGGCCGCCCGGACAACCGTTGCCTACAGGAATGCCGGCGACATCCAGATCGACAGGATCGATGCGACCGGAGGTGTCATGGTCAACCGTGGCGGTGAAAGTGCGCGCGGCGATGTTGCTGTCTACGACTTCAACCGCAACATCATCACCATGACAGGGAACGTGGCGCTCCGTCGCAACGGCGATACGTTGAACGGCGGGCGCCTGGTCATCGATCTCGATTCTGGCCTGTCGAGCGTCGATGGGCGATCAGGTGGTGGTAGCGGCGGCCGCGTCAGCGGAACGTTCAACGTCAAACGCAGGAACTGATCGGGTGGATTGATCCGCGCTCGACGATCCTGACCGGCCTGTCGTGCAGCATCCTTGCAAGTTGGCGACGTTGCGCCGACGAGCCTCCTTGCCGACAGGTGGACGGGACTGCGAGACCATGTCCCAGAAGACCCGGTCCCGTTTGCGCGCCGATTGACATTCAATCGCCAAGAGGCGCGAACAAATCGTGGAGTGTGGTCTCGTCCAGAACAGCATAGGCTGTGTCGCTTTCAGCTTCGAAAAGGGCATCAGCCAAGGCTTGCTTGCGCTGCTGCATGTCGAGAATTCTCTCTTCGACTGTGCCGGCCGCCACGAGCCGATGGACAAAGACGGGCTTGGTCTGGCCGATCCGATGGGTCCGGTCCATAGCCTGACGCTCGACTGACGGGTTCCACCAGGGATCATAGAGGATAACGGTATCGGCCTCAGTAAGGGTCAGGCCAACCCCTCCGGCCTTGAGGCTCAGGAGAAATACTGGAGCATTCCCGCTCGCGAATGCATCAAGCACTGATGCGCGGTCCCTGGTCTGTCCGGTCAGCGACAGGCAGGCAATGCCCTCCTCGGTCAGGTCGCGCTCGATCAGACGCAGCATTTCGACGAATTGCGAGAAGATCAGCACCCGGCGGCCTTCTGCGACAAGTTCCCTGACCAGTTCACGCAATCTGGCGCGCTTGGCACTGTCCGTGACGGACCGGGCAGCATCTGTCTTGACCAGTGCCGGATCGCAGCAGACCTGCCGCAGCTTCAGGAGAGCGTCGAGCACCGTGATGCGGGAGGCTGCCAGCCCCTTGGTTCTGATGGCCTCGCGCACGCGGGCATCCATCACGCTACGCACCGTTTCATAAAGTGCCTGCTGCGGTTTGGGGAGATCGACCCGCTCGAGGATCTCTGTCCTTGGCGGCAGTTCTGCTGCGACCTGTTCCTTTGTCCGGCGCAGCAGGAAGGGGCGCAAGCGCCGTTTGAGGCGGGCTTGCGCGCTGGCATCGCCATGCTTTTCAATAGGCGTGCGAAATAGCGTCTGAAACTGCTTGCGATCCCCCATCAGCCCGGGATTGACCCAGTCCATCAGCGTCCAAAGGTCCTGGAGCGAGTTTTCGAGCGGGGTTCCGGTCAGTGCAAG
Coding sequences within:
- a CDS encoding LptA/OstA family protein — translated: MSKYPMTTREIIRSARPLRWATIGFAASAALMAGGQHLWAQGISGHDSNAPVNYAADRIEVQDKTKRVVLSGNVDITQSDLRMQAARTTVAYRNAGDIQIDRIDATGGVMVNRGGESARGDVAVYDFNRNIITMTGNVALRRNGDTLNGGRLVIDLDSGLSSVDGRSGGGSGGRVSGTFNVKRRN
- the lptC gene encoding LPS export ABC transporter periplasmic protein LptC, with amino-acid sequence MTVAADTIRTKRRSFAAPGGSHDRLVHFLARGLPALVGALLAIMVITPLSPRGEISFLLDRRKVAMVNERMQVSSAMYRGQDDEGRNFSITAGSAVQRTKAQPLIELDQLTARIMLDNGPALLTAGRGNYDFGKEIVDIAGPINVQTSDGYRMTATNVDIDLGSKILKSRGPVEGRIPAGTFSADRINADLNERTVALEGNARLRMVPGRMQMP